The Nitriliruptor alkaliphilus DSM 45188 genome includes a region encoding these proteins:
- a CDS encoding GDSL-type esterase/lipase family protein codes for MTVGVASGLVLMVTAVAARRTAGQIRAMREAGLSVPALHHDVLLPGRGHPLRLTVIGDSAAAGHGLPDADAGLARQVGRRLAARTGRPVEVASLAVDGATTADVAEGQVPAIGGDADVVLVGVGVNDAVRGRSKARVRAATEALLADVAVTAPGAVVALLTCPDLASAPGMPTVLRPVLGRSCRRVAAAQRAAAASAGAVTVGADGHLPTAAFGPDGFHPGPLGIAVLADRVDSALGSRIG; via the coding sequence GTGACGGTGGGGGTGGCGTCCGGGCTGGTGCTGATGGTCACCGCGGTCGCGGCACGCCGGACGGCGGGGCAGATCCGGGCCATGCGCGAGGCGGGTCTGAGCGTCCCCGCGTTGCACCACGACGTCCTGTTGCCCGGTCGGGGCCATCCGTTGCGGCTGACGGTGATCGGGGACTCCGCCGCGGCGGGGCACGGTCTGCCCGACGCCGACGCGGGGCTGGCCAGGCAGGTGGGCCGGCGCCTGGCTGCGCGGACGGGCCGCCCGGTCGAGGTCGCCAGCCTCGCGGTGGATGGTGCCACCACCGCCGACGTGGCCGAGGGGCAGGTGCCTGCGATCGGCGGGGATGCCGACGTGGTCCTGGTCGGGGTGGGGGTCAACGACGCGGTCCGCGGTCGGTCGAAGGCACGGGTCCGGGCGGCCACCGAGGCGCTGCTCGCGGACGTCGCCGTCACGGCGCCGGGTGCGGTGGTCGCGCTGCTGACGTGCCCGGACCTCGCCAGCGCCCCCGGCATGCCGACCGTGCTGCGTCCGGTGCTCGGCCGCAGCTGCCGGCGCGTCGCGGCCGCCCAACGGGCCGCCGCCGCGTCGGCGGGGGCCGTCACCGTGGGCGCCGACGGCCACCTGCCGACGGCGGCGTTCGGCCCGGATGGCTTCCACCCCGGTCCGCTCGGCATCGCCGTCCTCGCCGACAGGGTCGACTCGGCGCTCGGGTCGCGGATCGGATGA